The sequence below is a genomic window from bacterium 336/3.
TTCACCAGTTGCAGGCTCTATGGCTACTATAGCTCCTGTTTTATTTTGCATGAGGGCTTCTCCATAACGCTGTAATTCAATGTCTATACTCGCTTGTAAATTTTCTCCTGCGATAGCAGCCTCATCTAATTTCCCATCCTGATAGCTACCAATAACTTGATTAAATTTATTTTTAATTTGATGCTTCACTCCTTTTTTGCCTCTCAGGTACTGTTCATAGCTTGATTCTATCCCACTTTTTCCAATATAATCCCCTGGTTTATAATATTCACTACTATCTTTTTTGAGTTGTTCTGGGCTGATTTCGCCTATGTAGCCCAAAGCATTTGCCATAGCAGGACTTGTATAAACCCTTACAGTACGCTTAGAGATATAAAACCCTGGGAAATCAATGAGTTTATCCTGAATTTTAGCAAAATCTATTTTTGATAATTGTGCAGCAAAAACCCCCTCATTGGCTATTGCTCTGATAGCTTTTACCTTATCTATAAATTCTTGTTTAGTAATATCAAATAATTTACAAAAGGCTAATGTATCAAGTCTTTTTGCTTCCTTGGGTACAACCATCAAGTCATATACAGGCTCATTGTAAACAATGAGTTTACCATTGCGATCGAAAATAAGACCTCTGTCAGGATAAATTGTCATTTTTTGAATAGCATTGGCATTGGCAGACTCTCTGTACTTTTCGTCTAATACCTGCATGCCAAAAAGTTTGATAAGCAACACTAAACCCACCAAAGAGAATATCCCATATAAAATAAATCGTTTTTCTGAATTGATTTCATTCATTTCTTACGACTGGTAAAAAATAGATATTGAACAATAATTAATAAAACAAGTGTAAATATGGTACTAAAAAAGGCTTTTTGTAAACTCAGCCATACCAATTTCCCTGTCCAAGCTTCCAATAAGAATACAGCTAAATGATGAATAAATATCAAGACACTTGCATAAGTTATAAACCAAGGCAAACTAATTTCCCGGATGGAAATTTCTCTGATTTCATCTTCATCCATATTGCTTCTTGCAGCCAGTAAACTCACCAAATATGGACGTATGAATGCAAGCAAAACACACGCAGAAGCGTGAATACCTGGCGAATACTCAAATAAATCTATAGTTATACCTATAAAAAACCCTATCAATAACAACCTACTTTTACTAATAGTGGGCGATAACGAAATCAGAAAACCCACATACAAATAACTAAAAATCAGTTGCCCAAACACCAATTTACGGGCTACAAAAATATGAAATAACAAATACCCTAAAAATGCTAATATTTGGGAAATTACTCTACTGTTCATTACTTATTCTGCTTACTTTGTCTCCAAACTATAAAAATACCACCTAAAAGTAAGACAAGCATGACAATAGAGCTGATCAATGCCAATCTTTCTCCTTTATAATATACATCAGGTTCGAATTTAAACTCTATTGTATGTTTCCCTGAAGGAACAACCAATCCTCTGAGTAAATAGTTTACTTTCAAGTGTTCTACTGGTTTTCCATCTATGTATGCTTTCCAGCCAGATGTTGCTGTTTTATAATAAATTTCTGAAAATACAGCTAACTGAATACCATTTGCATTACTTTCATACACCATTTTATCTGGTGAATTGCTTGTCAATTTAATTTGTGCTGATGCATCAAAACGAACATCTTTTAGTTGCTCTGCTCCTTTTTGCTGTTGTAAAAAAGCTGTTTTAGAAGGTAAAATTGTACGCAAACTTTTAAACTCTTCATCTGCATTATTGACAATTTTATAGTTTTCTACAAACCAAACAGCTCCTTTGGCATCAGGATTTACAATGCCTATATTCTTATTATCTTTTAAAGGTACAATAAAATATTTGATATTGAGCATATCTAAGAGAGGTTTATATTGCGAACCTTTTTCTAAATTACCTCCACTGCTTTGCATATCCTTGTATAAAGAGTCTACTTCTGTATCCATATATACAGTAATAACATCCTGATAACGACGCATTTTGGCTGCATGATACCCTCCTGCTGAAAAGTGAAAATATGAGCTTGTTGCATCATTATAAGGATTACCTAAATTAAGTACTCTAAAATAACTCTTATCTTTTAAAATTTGCTCATTAGCTTGTGTAGGCTCTATATTGATAGCTTCTTCTTTAGCAACAAACTTATCGTTATTCAAATAACGTTTATCAACTCCCCATAAGTCAATAAGAGCTAAAAGAGCTAGTACAGATACTAAAATATTGAAATTGATATATTTTCTTGTGTAAGCAAAAAGACCTCCTATTGCCAATAGTATAAAAATTACACTTCTCCATGCATCTGCCGTAAACATACTTGCTCTATCTGCCTGAATGCCTTGAATCAAGGCTTTTGCCAAACTGGGGCTTTGTGTCTTGATAGCCTGTTGAATAGCTTTATCTTGTGGTGCAGTAAAATCTATGATGCTACCACCCAACAATGCAAGCAACAATAAAAACCCTCCCAATCCAATGGCAACCCATTTAATACGTTTTTCAAGGTTTTGTTTATTTTCTATATTTACCTCTGATGCATATAATTTTTGTATTTCTTCCAAACCTAAAGCAGCTCCAATGACTAAAAATATAGGCATAAAGGAAAGTATCATGGTTACAGCTCTAAACTTATTGAACAGAGGCAAATAGTCAAATAAAATATCATTTAAAAAGAAGTTCTTACCCCAAGCAATGCTCAAACAAAGCAGTACACTTCCTAAAAGCCACCATTTGAGTGTATTTTTACTTAAAAACATTCCTAAAACAAATAAAAACAAAAGCACAGCTCCCATATATGCAGGTCCGCCTGTACCTGGCTGATCGCCCCAATATAAAGAAGGTATGAGTCCTTGTGATTCTAAAATATTGACAAGTTGCTCCATAGGCATTCCCATTGCCTCACCTTCCTTTTCCAAAGCCTTCATAATATTTGAATCTTCTTTGGGACCTTCAAAAGAGCTACCACCATAACCATTGGCAATTAGTATATTGAGTGTTTCTCCTATACCATAACTCCAATTAAATGCATAAGACTTATCCAATCCATCTGATTTTTGGGCTTTCTTATTTTTACTTTTATTTTCAGGAAATGCAACATTTTCAGGACTATCTGAAAGCTCATTTTTACCTCTGATAGTTTCTTTGGTATATTCGTTTATTACTAAATAACGATTAATATGATTACTCAAACTCAAAGCACCTGCCACCACACAAATAGCAGAAGCAATCCAAAATTGTTTCATGGCTTTCTCTTTGAATGCTATGAAGAACTGTACTCCTGCAAATACCAAGAAAGTAAGCCCCAAATAATAGGTCATTTGGACAAAATTGGCATATTGGTGAATAGCTGAAAAAAACATTACTAAAATACCTCCAATAATAAACTTACCCCGATAAGTATAAACCACAGCTCCAATCACCATAGGAATGGTCGCTACTGAAATACATTTAGAAACATGCCCTGCCCCAATATTGATGATATTGTAGGATGTAAATGCATAGGCAATAGCCCCCAAAGCAGAAATCCAAGGATTAAAACCCATTAAACTTAATCCAATATAAGCTCCAAGCATATATAAGAAAACCAAATTGGCTGGTTCTGGTAAAGTATAAACCAATGCTCTACCCAAATGAACGGATATGCTGGAAGGATAATCAATCATAATCATATAATTAGGCATCCCTGCAAACATCCACGGATTCCAGTAAGGATATTCACCTGTTTCTTTGAGGTATTGCTTTCCTTGATGAGATGCACCCAAATGTTGCACCACATCATGTTGTTTGAGTGTCTGCCCTTTCATTACAGGCGACATATAAGCCAAAGAAATAACTATGAAAGCCACTACGATAAGTATGTGTGGCAAAGCTTTTTTTAGGATTGCGTTCCAATTCATGGTATAAAAACGGAAAAATGCCTTGCAATATAGCAAGAAGCCTGATAGGTTTTAAACTACTCCGCAAAATTATTTATTTTTTAGAGCTTTTATATTTTTTATGATAATTTTTTATTGGTATAATTGAATTATAAAACTTTATCTATCTACAATTATGAAAAAAGCCTTAATAATAATCGTTCTATGTTTAATAAACTATACAAGTTCTTTTGCTCAAATTGCTCAAGGTACAAAATGGCTGAGTGGAAGTATTAATTATTTTTCCAAGAGTGATGATACATTAGGAGGTTTCGGCAATTACAAGACAATGTATCAATCCTTTAGCTTTTCTCCCGTTTTTGGTTATTTTATCAAAGAAAACCAACTATTAGGAATAGGGTTTATCTATTCTAATTCTAATAATTCTATCAATTATGACGATACTTTCAATAATAATGGTGGTACCAGTTTAGTAAACCAAAGTAAATCTAATTTGTATGGTGTCCAATTGTTTTATAGAAAGTTTTTTCCTTTATCATCTAAATTTTACATAGCAGCTGAAAGTAATTTTTATATAAAAGGAGGTAAAAAGAAACAAGAACTTCCTGATAATTTAGATATATCTAATATAAAAACAAATATCACACAAACTAGATTATCTGGAAAACTTGCTTTGATTTATTTCTTTACATCAAAATTTGCTACTGAAATGAACATTGGTGGTCTAAATTTAGATTATAACAAAAGTAAAGGCTCTTATGAGCAAAGGGTTTATACAGGAGCAGGAACATTTATCAGAGAAACTATCAAGTTTGAGAATCAAGATATAAATATGTCTTCCTCATTTTTCTTCAACAACATCAGTTTAGGCTTTCAGTTTTATTTTTAATCATTTCTTTTTATTTATAATTTGCCCTACAAAAGAAAATTTCTTATGTAGGGCTTTTTTAATACGCTTATAATCAAATTATTAAATAAATATCTTTTAAACTATCTTATCAATCTTGTATATTTTTTTGTTTGTCTTGTTTTCATCCTTTAGATTTGGCAAGTTTATACATACATCATTTTCAGTTACAACTTCTTTTGAATGGAACGTTTTACAGGAATCATTGGGATTGTCCTTATTTTGGGATTAGCATTTTTATTATCAAACAACAGAAAAGCTATTAATTATAGATTGGTTGGTGTTGGATTGGGTTTACAAGTAATTCTGGCTTTGTTTATTTTAAAAGTCCCTTTTGGAAAAGTTATTTTTGGAGAGCTGGGGGCTGGTATTACCAAGCTACTTACTTTTGCAGACAAAGGTGCTGATTTTGTGTTTGGTTCTTTGGTAAACAAAGACCTCATGGAAAAAGCCTTCGGAAAAGGTAATGATTTTGTATTTTTCTTAAAAGTAATTCCTACCATCATTTTTGTAGCTGTACTTGTCAATATTGCTTATCATATTGGTTTGATGCAAAGAATTGTGTCTGTGATGGCAAAAGGTGTACATGCTCTTATGCGTGTAAGTGGTGCTGAAGCTGTATCAAATGTAGCCAGTACATTTGTGGGACAGGTCGAAGCCCAAATCATGATTAAACCCTATCTCAAAGGTATGACCAACTCAGAACTACTTGCTTCTATGGCTGGTAGCATGGCTTGCATTGCTGGTGGCGTGATGGCTGTTTATATTTCATTTGGTATTCCTGCTGAATATTTGCTTGCAGCAAGTTTGATGGCTGCACCAGGGGCTTTGGTTATTTCCAAAATCATATATCCTGAAACAGAAGAATCTCAAACCAAAGGTGTTGTAAAATTAGAAGTTCATAAAAGTCATGCTAATTTAGTTGATGCTATTTCTGGAGGGGCTAGTGATGGTTTGAAAGTTGGTTTGAATGTAATTGCTATGCTCATTGGCTTTATCGCTCTCATTGCATTGGTAGATTTTGCTTTAGGTGCTGCTGGTGGTCTTTTTAATCAAGAGTTGAGTTTAAAAATTGTTTTAGGATGGGTTTTTTCTGGTTTTGCATGGACAATGGGCGTACCCGCTCAAGATATTCAAACAGCAGGTTCTCTCATGGGTACAAAAATGGTTATCAATGAGTTTGTAGCTTATTTAGACCTGAAAGCTATTAAAGGAACTTTAGATCCCAAAACGCTAGTTATTACAAGTTTTGCTTTGTGTGGATTTGCAAATTTTAGCTCTATTGCCATTCAGGTGGGTGGTATTAGTGAGCTTGCCCCTGAAAGACGTTCTGATTTAGCTAAGTTGGGCTTCAAAGCTTTGATTGCAGGAACACTTGCCTCTTATCTTTCTGCTACTCTTGCAGGTATTGTTATGTAAAGAATTCATAATTTTTCTATAAAAAAAGAGGTTTTTTGCATAAAAGCCTCTTTTTTTATATGATTCCTCATACTACAATTTGCTTTTTAAAATAAAATTCGTATCTTTGCACCCAAATTAAAAAAGATAAATAAACCTTTTATTTTTATGGCAATTACTGCACAAGATGTGAACAAACTCCGCCAAATGACTGGCATGGGTATGATGGATTGCAAACAAGCTCTTACAGAGGCTGATGGTGATTTTGACAAAGCTATTGAAGTTTTACGTAAAAAAGGAGAGAAAATCTCTGCTAAACGTGCTGATAACGAGACAAAAGAGGGTGTAGTAATGATTTACACTTCTGATGCTCAAAACGAAGGTATTATGTTTTCTTTCAATTGCGAAACTGAATCAGTTGCTAAAAACGCTGAATTCAACAGTTTAGCAGAAAGAATTATGAAAGAAGCTATTGCAAACAAACCAGCTACTACTGAAACATTGATGCAATTAAGCTCTGATGGAAAAGCTCTTCAAGAATATGTTACCGATTTTGTAGGTAAAGTAGGTGAAAAAATATTAGTAACAGCTTATGCACACTTACAAGGAGAGAAAGTAATTTCTTACTTACATAGCAATAACAAATTAGGTGTTTTGATTGCTTTAGATGGTACAAATGGTGTAGATGCTGTAAGTGTTGGAAAAGACCTTGCTATGCAAATCGCAGCTATGAGCCCTATCGCAGTAGATAGAGAAGATATTCCTCAAAACCTTTTAGATAAAGAGTTGGAAATCGGTATGGAGCAAGCTCGTAACGAAGGAAAACCTGAAAATATGTTAGAAAAAATTGGTCAAGGTAAAGTAACTAAATTTGTAAAAGATAGCACTTTATTGAACCAAGAATTTGTAAAAGATGGTTCTAAAAATGTAAAACAACATTTAGAAAGTATCAGCAAAGATTTGAAAGTAAAAACTTTCAAAAGAATTTCTGTTATCTAAGAATCCGAACACATATTGTAAATTTTACAAACCTTCATAGCCTCGTGTTATGAAGGTTTGTGCTTGAAAAGAAGTTACTTAAAAATCAAAATAATCACGTTTTTAAATTAGAATAGTTCAATTTTCAAATTATATTCTTGTTAAATACTTGATTACAAACAAAAAAACTATGAAAAATGTACAAATGATAACATTGTGGGTGTTGGTTGTAGGGTTGATTGGTTACACCATTTATGACAAAAGATTTAATAAACAGGATGCTGCTAATTATCAAGATGGCTCTTGGCATCAGACCCAACTAATTAATTTCAAACTGCCTGAAAACTTAAATTTTGCAGGTGAAACAGTTCCTTTAGACAACATAAATGTAAGACAACGTCTTGATAGAGAGTTTTACGCTTTTATGTTTGGGCATGCTGGTACAGCCATGACCATCAAAAAAGCTGATCAGTGGCTTCCTCGTTTTGAGAAAATATTATTAGAAATGGGTGTTCATCCCGATTTTAAATACCTCCCAATTATTGAAAGTAATTTGAGCAATGCCATCTCTCCTGCTGGAGCTACAGGTTTCTGGCAAATCATGCCCGAAGTAGCTGGACATTATGGTTTGGAAATCAGTGATGAAGTAGATGAACGCTACCATCCTATCAAATCGGCTTATGCTGCGGCTAAGATATTAAAAGAAAACTATGATAAATTTGGAAATTGGGCATTGGCTGCTGCTGCTTACAACGCAGGACCTGGTTATTTGGAAGGGACCATCCAGTTTCAACAAAGTAAATCATATTATCATTTGCATTTATACCCTGAAACAGCTCGCTATGTAATTCGTATGATTGCTTTTAAAAATCTTTATGAAAACCCTGTTCGTTTTGGCTATCCTATTACAAAAGATAATATTTACACAGCAGAACCTACCAAAACCATCAAAGTAAAAGAAACAATTCTTGATTTAGCTGAATTTGCTATCCAAAATGGTATTACTTATAAAACACTCATAGATTTAAACCCTTGGCTAAAAGCTAAATCTTTAACTGTAAAACAGGGAAAATCGTATGAAATAGAATTGCCCCTCAATGCAAAACCTGTTGCGAAAGATAGTGTTCAGATAGAGAAGAAGTAAACTATCTCTTTTGAGATAGTTTTTTTACTATTTTCATAAAATCTAAGTTTGTACTACTTATTATTGTATCTCTAATTATTTTATTTTTTTGGAGTTGTAAGATTATAATTTCTTCATTAGCCACAATACCTCTTCCTTGTAAATAATATAAAATATAATGTCTATCTCCTTTAGCTAAGGCTATTAGCTGTCTATTAGGCAAATCGCCACTTATTGAACAAGTTAAATCTGCTTCCTCATCAGGATTTGCTATTTTCCAGCCTTTTTTAGAAAATGGGTCAGGATATTTCTCAGAAAGATATTGAATTACTGAGGCTGGGATATATTTCTTGTCATGGTAAATACCATACTTTAAGGTTAATTCTTTGAGAGAATCTGCTTGTCTTTGCTGTTGAGCTAACTTTATTATTTCTTTAAAATTTTGATATGGAAGTATCTCTACTCTTTGAGAATATACTGGCTCAGCATTATCATTACAAGAAACAAAACATGAAATAAACACGATAAAAAGTAAAACTTTCATAGTCTTAAAGAATTGATAAGTAATTTATCATTTTTTTATCAAAACAAAAAGGAGAAACCAAGTTTCTCCTTCTCTATTTTTTATGTTTTATTGACTATTTTTTCTCTTTACCATACACCTTCAGTTCAAAGATGTAGTTTTGGATAGCCTTGATTTGTTGAGGACGCTTCATGGTAAACAATCTACTCTGTTTTGGTAAAATAATTGGTTTTTCGGGTTTCTGATGAGCTTCCAAAGAATCTACAAGAGCTTTGATGTATTTTGCTTTGATGGCAAAAGCTGCTCCTTCTTGTTTGGTATGCTTTCTATTGATGATACCCACCAAAAATCCTTTATCATCCAAAAGAGGTCCACCACTATTCCCTGGGTTTACAGGAATAGACACCTGATACTCCAAACTATCACCCTCAAAACCTGTTCGAGAGGCTACTTCTCCTTTACCATACACCAAATCTTCACGAGGGTACGCCAATGTAAAAACTTCCTCGCCCAAATCTACTGGTTCATAACGAAACATATAAGGTAGAGGGTTGAAATTTGTAAACTTGTCGTCTGTAATCTGTAAAATCGCCAAATCTCGTTGCTCATCTTTATAAAATACAACTGCTTTATATCTTTGAACGGAATCTTGTTTTGCTTCTGCATAAATAGCTGTTGCATCTTTCACAGCATGATAGTTCGTCAATAAATAACCATTCTGAGAAATTACAAAAGCTGTTGCTGTATGGTCAACGACAGGCTCATCTTGTTTTTCATTTTGTTCTTCTAAAGAGCTTTGTCGTCTTTTTACAGCATCCAAGTCCTTTTTAAGCGACTGAAAGTAAGTTATCTGTTGACTTTCTAAGTTATTTAGGTTTCTGGCATTCCAAAGTACTCCAATTGCCGTAAGGATAGCCACAGAAGCCGCCACAGCCATTGTAGGGAAATGCTTTTTCCAAAAGGTCTGAACAATCGGATGTTTATAAAATACCCAAGCTTTGTGTTTT
It includes:
- a CDS encoding Na+ dependent nucleoside transporter domain-containing protein — protein: MERFTGIIGIVLILGLAFLLSNNRKAINYRLVGVGLGLQVILALFILKVPFGKVIFGELGAGITKLLTFADKGADFVFGSLVNKDLMEKAFGKGNDFVFFLKVIPTIIFVAVLVNIAYHIGLMQRIVSVMAKGVHALMRVSGAEAVSNVASTFVGQVEAQIMIKPYLKGMTNSELLASMAGSMACIAGGVMAVYISFGIPAEYLLAASLMAAPGALVISKIIYPETEESQTKGVVKLEVHKSHANLVDAISGGASDGLKVGLNVIAMLIGFIALIALVDFALGAAGGLFNQELSLKIVLGWVFSGFAWTMGVPAQDIQTAGSLMGTKMVINEFVAYLDLKAIKGTLDPKTLVITSFALCGFANFSSIAIQVGGISELAPERRSDLAKLGFKALIAGTLASYLSATLAGIVM
- a CDS encoding elongation factor Ts, translated to MAITAQDVNKLRQMTGMGMMDCKQALTEADGDFDKAIEVLRKKGEKISAKRADNETKEGVVMIYTSDAQNEGIMFSFNCETESVAKNAEFNSLAERIMKEAIANKPATTETLMQLSSDGKALQEYVTDFVGKVGEKILVTAYAHLQGEKVISYLHSNNKLGVLIALDGTNGVDAVSVGKDLAMQIAAMSPIAVDREDIPQNLLDKELEIGMEQARNEGKPENMLEKIGQGKVTKFVKDSTLLNQEFVKDGSKNVKQHLESISKDLKVKTFKRISVI